The following proteins are encoded in a genomic region of Candidatus Binatus sp.:
- a CDS encoding 4Fe-4S binding protein, whose protein sequence is MRYGFVIDQDLCIGCHACTVACKEEQNVPLGVFRTWVKYIEKGEFPDVNRHFGVMRCNHCDDAPCVEICPTRSLYTRADGIVDFDPNLCIGCKSCMQA, encoded by the coding sequence TTGCGTTACGGTTTCGTCATTGACCAGGATCTTTGTATCGGATGCCACGCCTGCACGGTCGCCTGCAAGGAAGAGCAGAACGTTCCGTTGGGTGTTTTCCGCACCTGGGTCAAATACATCGAGAAAGGTGAATTTCCCGACGTTAACCGGCATTTCGGCGTGATGCGCTGCAACCATTGCGACGACGCGCCGTGCGTCGAGATTTGTCCGACCCGCTCGCTCTATACTCGCGCCGACGGAATTGTGGATTTCGATCCGAATCTATGTATCGGATGCAAATCTTGCATGCAGGCG
- a CDS encoding cytochrome P450, whose amino-acid sequence MPSAAEATASLSSRSELPPGPGFIATFDFVRNPFRFLDNCSRRYGEWFTVRVPGVSPFIFTSDPAAVREVFLGDPELLHAGEANRPLGAFMGEKSSLFLDGAAHLHERRLLLPAFHGERMRSYADTMCSAADKAIAKFPIDKPFAIHPWMRSITFDVIMRTVFGIDEGGRGSELRDLVTRLFEIYTGRAGTLFAMSAMRVDLGPWSPWGKAVRLQRQVDAILYAEFKYRRAEGVNGREDILSMLLEARDENGEPMSDRVLRDEMLTLMLAGHETTAATMAWIINRLVTRPDVMERARAEVLSVLDGAPISSQHVGSLKYLEAVINETMRLDPVIPNFGRALKAPMKIAGRDLPAGVMIAPCIYLVHRRPELWPNPDQFNPDRFIDARPSPYAFLPFGGGTRRCLGAAFASYQMKVVIADILSKVNLKPVPGYVARPLRRSIAFAPSEGLPVIASRLGN is encoded by the coding sequence ATGCCGTCAGCCGCCGAAGCTACCGCCTCGCTATCATCCCGAAGCGAACTGCCGCCGGGCCCCGGCTTTATCGCTACGTTCGACTTCGTTCGCAACCCCTTTCGCTTCCTCGACAACTGCTCCCGCCGCTACGGCGAATGGTTCACGGTCCGCGTGCCGGGCGTATCGCCGTTCATCTTCACCAGCGATCCGGCGGCGGTGCGCGAGGTCTTCCTTGGCGATCCCGAGCTGCTGCACGCCGGCGAGGCCAACCGTCCGCTCGGCGCGTTCATGGGCGAGAAGTCGTCGCTGTTCCTCGACGGCGCGGCGCATCTGCACGAGCGGCGATTGTTGCTGCCCGCTTTTCACGGCGAGCGGATGCGCTCCTATGCCGACACGATGTGCTCGGCGGCGGACAAGGCGATCGCCAAGTTCCCGATCGACAAGCCGTTCGCGATTCATCCGTGGATGCGGAGTATCACCTTCGACGTGATCATGCGCACCGTGTTCGGTATAGACGAGGGCGGGCGCGGTTCCGAGTTGCGCGATTTGGTCACGCGCCTGTTCGAGATTTACACCGGGCGCGCGGGCACGCTCTTCGCCATGTCTGCGATGCGCGTCGATCTCGGCCCGTGGAGTCCGTGGGGCAAGGCTGTCCGCTTGCAGCGGCAAGTGGACGCGATTCTCTATGCCGAGTTCAAGTATCGCCGCGCCGAAGGAGTGAACGGCCGCGAGGATATCCTCTCGATGCTGCTCGAGGCGCGCGACGAAAATGGCGAACCGATGAGCGATCGCGTGCTGCGCGATGAGATGCTCACGCTGATGCTCGCCGGGCACGAAACCACTGCCGCCACGATGGCGTGGATCATCAATCGCCTCGTCACGCGGCCCGACGTGATGGAACGCGCGCGCGCCGAAGTCTTGAGCGTGCTCGACGGCGCGCCGATTAGTTCGCAACACGTCGGTTCGCTCAAGTATCTCGAGGCCGTCATCAACGAAACGATGCGCCTCGATCCGGTGATTCCGAACTTCGGACGCGCGCTCAAGGCGCCGATGAAAATCGCGGGACGCGATTTGCCGGCCGGCGTCATGATCGCGCCGTGCATCTACCTGGTTCATCGGCGGCCGGAGCTGTGGCCGAATCCGGATCAGTTCAATCCCGATCGCTTCATCGACGCGCGCCCGAGCCCGTACGCGTTCCTGCCGTTTGGCGGCGGCACCCGGCGATGCCTCGGTGCGGCATTCGCCAGCTACCAGATGAAAGTCGTGATCGCCGACATTTTATCCAAGGTGAATTTGAAGCCGGTGCCCGGATACGTCGCGCGCCCGCTCCGCCGCAGTATCGCGTTCGCGCCGAGCGAGGGGCTGCCGGTTATCGCGAGCCGGTTAGGCAACTGA
- a CDS encoding enoyl-CoA hydratase/isomerase family protein codes for MAAPNFIVEKDASITTITFNRPERRNCLDAGIILEFERHLHAVRDDRDCRVLIVTGAGSAFCAGADSAMFKSDAGAADQRRRMGEFGRRWPRLIGRAFDVLANLDQITIGAINGYAVGGGWSFALAFDFAIAVEAAEFWVPEVDLNVPFRGAPANVLSARLGPWRAKEAILMCRHYSASELFAMGVINRVVKPDELMPAARELALTMAAKSPDAVAASKRGINAVFFGPRQF; via the coding sequence ATGGCGGCGCCGAATTTTATCGTCGAGAAGGACGCCTCGATCACGACGATCACCTTCAACCGGCCCGAGCGGCGCAACTGCCTCGACGCCGGGATAATCCTCGAGTTCGAACGGCATCTACACGCCGTGCGCGACGACCGCGATTGCCGCGTACTGATCGTGACTGGCGCCGGGAGCGCGTTTTGCGCGGGCGCTGACTCCGCGATGTTCAAGAGCGACGCCGGCGCGGCCGACCAACGCCGTCGGATGGGCGAGTTTGGGCGGCGATGGCCGCGCCTGATTGGGCGCGCATTCGATGTGCTCGCAAATCTCGATCAAATCACGATCGGCGCGATCAATGGCTACGCGGTCGGCGGCGGATGGTCGTTTGCGCTGGCGTTCGATTTTGCGATCGCGGTCGAAGCGGCCGAGTTCTGGGTGCCCGAAGTCGATCTGAACGTGCCGTTTCGCGGCGCTCCGGCCAACGTGCTTTCCGCGCGGCTCGGTCCGTGGCGCGCGAAGGAAGCGATCCTGATGTGCCGGCATTATTCGGCAAGCGAACTGTTTGCGATGGGAGTTATCAATCGTGTCGTCAAGCCGGACGAACTGATGCCCGCGGCGCGCGAACTCGCGCTCACGATGGCGGCGAAATCGCCTGACGCGGTGGCCGCCTCGAAGCGCGGTATCAATGCCGTATTCTTCGGCCCACGCCAGTTCTGA
- a CDS encoding AI-2E family transporter: protein MPEATIRPNPTAHDRDDSDDSARPTRTWVTVIVATAVLYFAREILLPIAVAVVLAVIFSPIATRLERFVGRLAGAAMVVIAAVGVVGALGYFMTIELSAVAVEVAGYPTNIANKLSGLQSITPPWVQRIEQSIEEVQRQVERSSPAPKARKPPVIVAQATPAPVTAALKPIIPLLSAIAEMVLVTVLLFFLLYGRYELRDRIVRLATRARIAVASQAIEAAGEAVGRYLLLFSMINLSFGIAAGLVVWMLGLPNPAFWGALAFVLRFIPYIGAMTSAILPTIVAFAVFPGWGKSLEVLGSFLIIDQCAAWLIEPVLIGRGIGVSPVALLISVMYWTWLWGPTGLLLATPLTACLKVAGDYIPQLGFLSILLGADSTLEDYHDYYRSLLELDQSSAHSIAIRYCDEHGLEPMFDDVIAPALIMMGEEREQDHISEANQQFIVDTTRELIVELGNRYAKPRMRGRVRMLGICAPSESHSMGLHILLELLRIDGAAASFVGENKTADEVRDFVKRFAPEVVCLSCTINDCMPAAVELVKAMRADSPHLTIIAGGRAALTDPAALLKAGCSQVYASRNEARRAIRRLAFQRRRRVAIAELPPQRQLG from the coding sequence ATGCCAGAAGCAACCATCCGTCCGAACCCGACCGCACACGACCGCGACGATTCCGACGATTCCGCGCGGCCCACGCGCACGTGGGTAACGGTAATCGTGGCGACCGCGGTCCTGTATTTTGCGCGCGAAATCCTGCTGCCGATCGCCGTGGCCGTGGTGCTGGCGGTGATCTTCAGTCCGATTGCGACCCGCCTCGAGCGCTTTGTCGGCCGCCTCGCCGGCGCTGCGATGGTCGTGATCGCCGCAGTCGGCGTGGTCGGCGCACTCGGTTATTTCATGACGATCGAACTCAGCGCGGTGGCGGTCGAGGTCGCCGGCTACCCGACCAATATCGCGAACAAGCTGTCCGGCCTTCAATCGATCACCCCGCCGTGGGTGCAGCGAATCGAGCAGTCGATCGAGGAAGTTCAGCGCCAGGTCGAACGATCGAGTCCGGCGCCCAAGGCGCGCAAGCCGCCGGTGATCGTCGCGCAGGCAACCCCCGCGCCGGTTACCGCCGCGCTGAAGCCGATCATTCCGCTGCTGTCGGCGATTGCGGAGATGGTGCTGGTGACCGTCCTGCTGTTTTTTCTGCTCTATGGCCGCTACGAATTGCGCGATCGAATCGTGCGGCTCGCGACCCGCGCGCGAATCGCGGTCGCGTCGCAGGCGATCGAAGCAGCCGGCGAGGCGGTCGGCCGCTACCTGCTGCTCTTCTCAATGATCAATCTGAGCTTCGGTATCGCGGCCGGACTGGTCGTCTGGATGCTCGGCTTGCCCAATCCGGCGTTCTGGGGCGCGCTCGCCTTCGTGCTCCGATTCATTCCGTATATCGGCGCGATGACGTCCGCGATTTTGCCGACGATCGTCGCCTTCGCGGTCTTCCCCGGCTGGGGCAAATCGCTCGAAGTGCTGGGCTCGTTCCTGATCATCGATCAGTGCGCCGCATGGTTGATCGAGCCTGTCCTGATCGGCCGCGGAATCGGCGTATCGCCGGTCGCGCTGCTGATATCCGTGATGTACTGGACGTGGCTCTGGGGGCCGACCGGGCTGTTGCTCGCAACGCCCTTGACGGCGTGCCTGAAAGTGGCGGGCGACTATATCCCGCAGCTCGGCTTCCTCTCGATTCTGCTCGGCGCCGACAGCACCCTCGAGGACTACCACGACTACTACCGGAGCCTGCTCGAGCTGGATCAGAGCAGCGCGCACTCGATCGCGATTCGTTACTGCGATGAGCACGGGCTCGAGCCGATGTTCGACGACGTTATCGCGCCCGCGCTCATCATGATGGGCGAGGAACGCGAGCAGGATCATATCAGCGAGGCGAACCAGCAGTTTATCGTCGATACCACCCGCGAGCTGATCGTGGAGCTGGGTAATCGCTACGCTAAGCCGCGCATGCGCGGCCGGGTCAGGATGCTCGGCATATGCGCGCCCAGTGAGTCGCACTCGATGGGACTTCATATCCTGTTGGAGTTGCTCCGAATCGATGGCGCCGCTGCGAGCTTCGTCGGCGAGAACAAGACCGCGGACGAAGTCCGCGATTTCGTGAAGCGGTTCGCGCCCGAAGTGGTATGCCTCTCGTGCACGATCAATGATTGCATGCCCGCCGCGGTTGAGCTGGTCAAGGCGATGCGAGCCGATTCGCCGCATCTGACTATAATCGCGGGCGGACGCGCGGCTCTGACCGATCCTGCGGCGCTGCTGAAGGCGGGATGCTCGCAGGTGTACGCCAGCCGCAACGAGGCGCGCCGCGCAATCAGGCGGCTCGCGTTTCAGCGCCGCCGCCGGGTCGCGATCGCGGAGCTGCCGCCGCAGCGCCAACTCGGCTAG
- a CDS encoding NADP-dependent oxidoreductase: MAELKNRQWLLASRPQGLIKESDFRWNEATTPALKDGEVLLRNLAFSFDPTQRGWMSMDTYMPAIPLGETMKAGAVGQVVESKKSGFAKGDLVQGLFGWEDYTISAGGGLMGLQKLPAGTDPLLALSLLGTTGLTAWVGTIDVGQVKAGDTFVVSGAAGATGSVAGMIAKIKGCRVIGIAGGPEKCAWLTKEAGFDGAIDYKNEPVGAALSKHCPKGIDVYFDNVGGEILDHCLARLADRARVVLCGAISQYNEAQGVAAHPPKNYFNLIFHGARMEGFLVFHFAQHFPQAIAEMSKWYAEGKLKNKIDLANGLENAPKTIIRLFTGANFGKQLLKLADPA; the protein is encoded by the coding sequence ATGGCAGAATTGAAAAATCGCCAGTGGCTGCTGGCTTCACGCCCGCAAGGATTGATCAAGGAAAGCGATTTCCGCTGGAACGAAGCGACCACGCCGGCGCTCAAGGACGGCGAAGTGCTGCTTCGCAATCTTGCGTTTTCGTTCGACCCAACCCAGCGCGGATGGATGTCGATGGATACCTACATGCCCGCGATTCCGCTCGGCGAAACGATGAAAGCCGGCGCAGTGGGGCAGGTGGTCGAGTCGAAAAAATCGGGCTTCGCGAAGGGCGACCTCGTGCAAGGTCTCTTCGGCTGGGAGGACTACACGATTAGCGCCGGCGGCGGTCTGATGGGCCTGCAGAAGCTGCCCGCCGGCACCGATCCGCTGCTCGCGCTCTCGCTGCTCGGCACCACGGGGTTGACCGCATGGGTCGGCACGATCGACGTCGGCCAGGTCAAGGCGGGCGACACCTTCGTCGTGTCGGGGGCGGCAGGCGCGACTGGTTCGGTGGCGGGCATGATCGCGAAAATCAAGGGATGCCGCGTGATCGGAATCGCGGGCGGACCCGAGAAGTGCGCGTGGCTCACGAAGGAGGCCGGCTTCGACGGCGCAATCGATTACAAGAACGAGCCGGTCGGCGCGGCGCTCTCGAAGCATTGCCCGAAGGGAATCGACGTGTACTTCGACAACGTCGGCGGCGAGATTCTCGACCATTGCCTCGCGCGGCTGGCCGATCGCGCGCGGGTGGTGCTGTGCGGCGCGATCTCGCAATACAACGAGGCGCAGGGCGTCGCGGCGCATCCGCCGAAAAACTATTTCAACCTGATTTTCCACGGCGCGCGGATGGAAGGATTCCTGGTATTCCACTTCGCGCAGCATTTTCCGCAAGCAATCGCCGAGATGTCGAAGTGGTACGCGGAAGGCAAGCTGAAGAACAAGATCGATTTGGCGAACGGACTCGAGAACGCGCCCAAGACGATCATCCGCCTGTTCACCGGAGCGAACTTCGGCAAGCAACTGCTGAAGCTCGCCGACCCGGCCTGA
- a CDS encoding adenylate/guanylate cyclase domain-containing protein yields the protein MSGEANLYHEGAARVVEWMMRDGRHVTRMREFGDEMCRRIAAAGIPLWRALCSVATLHPQIAATAYIWRRDEPGAKRMTATHAFERDPAFSTSPIAEVQRTGIAIRRKLCDPACPIDYPVLEEFRQQAGTDYVAMPMLCSSGDVNAITWLTDHPGGFTEAEMAGLANVANALAIIVELQATRRIARHLMDTYVGHRTGERVLRGAITRGSGDAIRAVIWFCDLRGFTTLADSMPRERLLALLNDYFETMVNVVTEEGGEALKFMGDAMLAIFELGATEDPADRCSAALRAAHSAAERIAKLNLERRAAGEAEIHYGLALHLGEVTYGNIGSRTRLDFTVIGPAVNHAARLEKLGYELGRAVVTSASFAACSPAEHLESLGLHNLRGVTEAQEVFAPTIDRARAFATLEK from the coding sequence ATGAGCGGCGAAGCGAATCTGTATCACGAAGGCGCGGCGCGCGTCGTCGAATGGATGATGCGCGACGGCCGCCACGTGACGCGGATGCGCGAGTTCGGCGACGAGATGTGCCGGCGGATCGCGGCGGCGGGAATCCCGCTGTGGCGCGCGTTGTGCTCCGTCGCGACGCTGCATCCGCAGATCGCGGCGACCGCTTATATCTGGCGGCGCGACGAACCGGGCGCCAAACGCATGACGGCCACCCACGCCTTCGAACGCGATCCCGCGTTTTCGACCAGCCCGATCGCCGAAGTCCAGCGCACCGGTATCGCGATCCGCCGCAAGTTGTGCGACCCGGCCTGTCCGATCGATTACCCGGTGCTCGAAGAATTCAGGCAGCAGGCCGGCACCGATTACGTTGCGATGCCGATGCTCTGTTCGAGCGGCGACGTCAACGCGATCACCTGGCTTACCGACCATCCGGGCGGTTTCACCGAAGCGGAAATGGCGGGACTCGCCAACGTCGCAAACGCGCTCGCGATTATCGTCGAGTTGCAGGCGACGCGCCGAATCGCGCGCCATCTGATGGATACCTACGTCGGCCATCGCACCGGCGAGCGCGTTCTTCGCGGCGCGATCACGCGCGGCAGCGGCGACGCGATTCGCGCCGTCATCTGGTTTTGCGATTTGCGCGGCTTCACCACGCTCGCCGATTCGATGCCGCGCGAGCGCCTGCTCGCGCTGCTCAACGATTACTTCGAAACGATGGTGAACGTCGTGACCGAGGAGGGCGGCGAGGCGCTGAAATTCATGGGCGATGCGATGCTTGCGATCTTCGAGCTGGGTGCGACCGAGGACCCCGCCGATCGATGCAGCGCCGCGCTCCGTGCCGCGCATTCGGCCGCCGAGCGAATCGCGAAGCTGAATCTCGAACGCCGCGCCGCGGGCGAGGCGGAAATTCACTACGGCCTCGCGCTTCATCTGGGCGAAGTAACCTACGGCAATATCGGATCGCGCACGCGGCTCGATTTCACCGTGATCGGGCCCGCGGTGAATCACGCGGCGCGGCTCGAAAAACTCGGCTACGAGCTCGGTCGCGCGGTCGTCACCTCGGCCAGTTTTGCGGCATGCTCGCCGGCGGAGCATCTCGAGAGCCTTGGCCTGCACAATCTGCGCGGCGTTACCGAAGCGCAGGAGGTATTCGCCCCGACGATCGATCGCGCACGCGCGTTTGCGACCTTGGAAAAATAG
- a CDS encoding kelch repeat-containing protein: MFAGGMSADGGDLASTELYDPDTNTIAPGPAMNTRRFGHTATVILSGKNAGKILIAGG; the protein is encoded by the coding sequence TTGTTCGCCGGCGGTATGAGCGCCGACGGTGGCGATCTGGCTTCGACCGAGCTCTACGATCCCGACACCAACACCATTGCGCCCGGCCCGGCAATGAACACCCGCCGCTTCGGACATACCGCGACGGTAATTCTGTCGGGAAAAAATGCGGGCAAGATTCTGATCGCCGGCGGCTAG
- a CDS encoding PIN domain-containing protein gives MRAFFDTSVLIPVFLEDHEHHERSLNAFVEADKKRDCCAAHSLAEVYATMTRLPGRHRLSGEQVLLFLENIRERLKLISLTGDEYHAAIKEAGAAGVIGGTIYDALIAQCALKAGAEAVYTWNTRHFEQFGPAIVERLRML, from the coding sequence GTGAGGGCGTTCTTCGACACCTCAGTGCTGATTCCGGTCTTTCTCGAGGATCATGAGCATCATGAGCGCAGTCTGAACGCGTTTGTCGAAGCCGACAAGAAACGGGATTGCTGCGCCGCTCATAGTCTGGCCGAAGTGTACGCGACGATGACCCGTCTGCCCGGGCGGCATCGTTTGAGTGGCGAGCAGGTGCTGCTCTTCCTGGAAAACATTCGAGAGCGCCTGAAGCTCATCTCGCTCACGGGCGACGAATACCACGCTGCGATCAAGGAGGCCGGCGCCGCGGGGGTAATTGGCGGCACAATCTATGACGCACTGATTGCCCAGTGCGCCCTGAAGGCGGGAGCAGAGGCGGTCTATACCTGGAATACCAGGCACTTCGAACAATTCGGCCCCGCGATCGTCGAGCGCCTACGGATGCTCTGA
- a CDS encoding AbrB/MazE/SpoVT family DNA-binding domain-containing protein: MIAKLKMDKLGRIVLPKPLRDKLQLAAGDQLELESLNDCITLRPLRGTAELRKKRGVWVFHCGEPLSASTVRETLEQVRSERNDRNLRPGR, translated from the coding sequence ATGATCGCCAAACTGAAGATGGATAAACTAGGCAGAATTGTGCTTCCGAAGCCGCTGCGTGACAAACTGCAGCTCGCCGCGGGCGACCAATTGGAACTGGAGAGCCTGAACGACTGCATTACTCTGCGGCCCTTACGCGGCACAGCAGAGCTCCGAAAAAAGCGCGGGGTCTGGGTCTTCCACTGCGGCGAACCGCTGTCGGCCTCGACTGTTCGGGAAACACTCGAACAGGTGCGAAGCGAACGCAATGATCGAAACCTCCGGCCAGGCCGGTGA
- a CDS encoding M20/M25/M40 family metallo-hydrolase, with translation MKVSWQTLQSEALQRLQDLIRLDTTNPPGNERIAADYLAEALGANQISSVIREGGPTRANLVARIAGRDASKGALLLSSHTDVVPVERSGWTREPFSGEIFDGCVWGRGSIDMKSKCAMDLAVMTAMKRAGVTPDRGVIMAAVADEEAGSDLGAKFLVERHPELVRADYVLNEVGGFTVHLGSRRFYPIQVAEKGFVTIKMKVTAPPGHGSMPRQDTAIARISELITKIVRTPMRKKVSPFMRQMLDEIGIPLESAGTLFQPMLANTVSPTILRAGYKDNVIPGEATIVLDGRTLPGEDPESFMAELREIVGPEPSFELLKTAPPAETSPDTPLFKLIQRRVEAADPGARAIAWMIPGATDNKFYSKLGAACYGFSPVKLEPHMPFGSLYHGNDERLPIAGFHWGLRVYAEVVLEFLGIKFDEVFN, from the coding sequence ATGAAGGTCTCGTGGCAGACGCTCCAGTCCGAAGCGCTTCAACGCCTGCAGGATTTGATCAGGCTCGATACCACCAATCCGCCGGGTAACGAGCGAATCGCCGCCGATTACCTCGCCGAGGCGCTGGGCGCGAATCAGATCAGTTCCGTGATTCGTGAAGGCGGGCCTACTCGCGCCAACCTGGTCGCGCGAATCGCCGGCAGGGACGCGTCGAAGGGCGCGCTGCTGCTCTCGTCGCATACCGACGTGGTGCCGGTCGAGCGCTCAGGATGGACGCGCGAGCCGTTCAGCGGCGAGATTTTCGACGGCTGTGTCTGGGGCCGCGGCTCGATCGACATGAAGTCGAAGTGCGCGATGGACCTCGCGGTGATGACCGCGATGAAGCGCGCGGGCGTCACTCCCGATCGCGGCGTGATCATGGCGGCGGTCGCCGACGAGGAGGCCGGCTCCGATCTCGGCGCGAAGTTCCTCGTCGAGCGGCATCCCGAGTTGGTGCGCGCCGACTACGTGCTCAACGAAGTGGGCGGCTTCACGGTCCATCTCGGCAGCCGGCGCTTCTATCCGATCCAGGTGGCGGAAAAGGGCTTCGTCACGATCAAGATGAAGGTCACGGCGCCGCCGGGGCACGGCTCGATGCCGCGGCAGGATACCGCGATCGCGCGCATCTCGGAGCTGATCACGAAAATCGTGCGCACCCCGATGCGCAAAAAGGTCTCGCCCTTCATGCGCCAGATGCTCGACGAGATAGGCATCCCGCTCGAATCGGCGGGCACGCTGTTCCAGCCGATGCTCGCGAACACGGTCTCGCCGACGATTCTGCGCGCGGGCTACAAGGACAACGTGATTCCCGGCGAAGCGACGATCGTGCTCGACGGCCGCACGCTGCCCGGCGAAGATCCCGAGAGCTTCATGGCCGAACTGCGCGAGATCGTCGGGCCCGAGCCCAGTTTCGAACTGCTCAAGACCGCGCCGCCAGCGGAAACCAGTCCCGACACGCCGCTGTTCAAGTTGATTCAGCGCCGCGTCGAGGCCGCCGACCCCGGCGCGCGCGCGATCGCCTGGATGATCCCCGGCGCGACCGACAACAAGTTTTACTCGAAGCTCGGTGCGGCGTGTTATGGATTTTCGCCGGTGAAGCTCGAGCCGCACATGCCGTTCGGCTCGCTCTATCACGGCAATGACGAGCGGCTGCCGATCGCCGGCTTCCACTGGGGACTAAGGGTTTACGCCGAAGTGGTGCTCGAATTTCTCGGGATCAAATTCGACGAAGTATTTAATTGA
- a CDS encoding outer membrane protein assembly factor BamD: protein MKRALLILVAFSLLLVAACSLRKKPTGEDYYAQGQMMFAEKEYKSAIENYQKLIDEYPFSPYAEDAEMRIGLAHYEEKEYAEAIGSLDDFQRMHPTSKNLELVTYYIGMSYYDQMGREDQDQTKTQQALKRFHELEQRFPEGSFAELAHEHIVVCREMLARNYLVVGNYYYKRANFRAAESRFAELMQKYPDSPVAPDALYELGISLKKEGKKYSAAQAFAALDKHFPDSNYAKKGRAELAKLHQPVDTEEDPLPLVLAETGYPGDGTVTPDKVVVRQRDEGGRMRDGAASSSSYGADGLPNLGSAAAPAPKAAKSGAATDIASAAQAQVGAMTAAPAPATSVAANAQAQAAAMFGAAAPAASGAPVMASAAAPEASAPSLHEMQPADAPKRADPPLSVSQSPATGPATLKTIRLSANDPPLTVVLDLTGPVQFEKHLDSSSSGSTATVVLKDVTPDASLQTHLVFDKSIFKDCDVSSSSSATTITLNMSPVEHFAVIPLEQPSRLLMTFTPLAAGEKTSSAR from the coding sequence ATGAAGCGCGCTTTGTTGATATTGGTGGCTTTTTCTCTGCTGCTCGTGGCCGCGTGCAGTCTCCGCAAGAAACCGACCGGCGAGGACTATTACGCGCAGGGCCAGATGATGTTCGCCGAGAAGGAATACAAATCGGCGATCGAGAATTACCAGAAGCTGATCGACGAATACCCCTTCAGCCCGTATGCCGAGGATGCCGAGATGAGGATCGGGCTCGCGCACTACGAGGAAAAAGAATACGCGGAGGCGATCGGCTCGCTCGACGACTTCCAGCGCATGCATCCCACCAGCAAGAACCTCGAGCTGGTCACCTACTACATCGGGATGAGCTACTACGATCAGATGGGCCGCGAGGACCAGGATCAGACCAAGACCCAGCAGGCGCTGAAGCGGTTCCATGAATTGGAGCAGCGTTTTCCCGAGGGCAGTTTCGCCGAGCTTGCCCACGAGCATATCGTCGTATGCCGCGAGATGCTGGCGCGGAACTACCTGGTCGTCGGCAATTACTATTACAAGCGCGCCAACTTCCGCGCGGCGGAATCGCGCTTTGCCGAGTTGATGCAAAAATATCCGGACAGTCCGGTCGCGCCCGACGCGCTCTACGAACTCGGCATCTCGCTCAAGAAAGAGGGCAAGAAATACTCGGCGGCACAAGCGTTCGCGGCGCTCGACAAGCATTTTCCCGATAGCAACTACGCGAAGAAGGGGCGCGCCGAACTCGCCAAGCTGCATCAGCCGGTCGATACGGAAGAAGACCCGCTGCCGCTGGTGCTGGCAGAGACAGGTTACCCCGGTGACGGAACCGTGACGCCGGACAAGGTCGTGGTGCGGCAGCGCGACGAGGGCGGCCGGATGAGGGATGGAGCGGCATCGTCGTCGTCCTATGGCGCCGACGGATTGCCGAACCTCGGTTCGGCGGCAGCGCCCGCTCCCAAGGCGGCCAAATCCGGCGCGGCGACGGATATCGCATCGGCGGCGCAGGCGCAGGTCGGAGCGATGACTGCGGCGCCGGCGCCGGCGACAAGTGTCGCGGCGAACGCGCAAGCGCAGGCGGCTGCGATGTTTGGCGCGGCTGCTCCCGCGGCGTCCGGGGCTCCCGTGATGGCGTCTGCTGCCGCGCCGGAGGCATCCGCTCCTTCATTGCATGAGATGCAGCCAGCGGACGCGCCCAAGCGCGCCGATCCTCCGCTATCGGTATCGCAATCGCCGGCGACCGGTCCCGCGACGCTGAAGACGATTCGATTGTCGGCGAACGACCCGCCGCTGACGGTCGTGCTGGATTTGACTGGTCCGGTGCAATTCGAAAAGCATCTCGATAGCAGTTCGAGCGGCTCGACGGCAACGGTTGTGCTGAAGGACGTCACGCCCGATGCGAGCCTGCAGACGCATCTGGTGTTCGACAAATCGATCTTCAAGGATTGCGACGTTTCGAGCAGTTCGTCGGCGACGACGATCACGCTGAACATGTCGCCAGTCGAGCACTTCGCGGTAATCCCGCTCGAGCAGCCGTCGCGATTGCTGATGACATTTACGCCGCTCGCGGCGGGCGAAAAGACCAGCTCCGCCCGCTAA